The bacterium genome contains the following window.
CCGGCAGCCCCAGCTCCCGCAGGACGCGGCCGCCCTCTGCGGCGTGGTCGAGGCGGCTCTCGAGGCAGGGCGCCTTCGCGATGTCGTGGAGGAGCGCCGCGGCCTCCACCAGGGCGAGGTCGATGGGCTCGCCCCGCTCGCGCAGGGCCGCGCCGATCTGCCGCGCGACGCGCGCGACCTGCCGGCTGTGGCGCTGGATGTGCTCCGGGACGGCGTGTGCCGCCAGCAGCCGCCGGCAGGTCGAGGCCGACGGGCTCGTGCCGCGGATGCGCGGCGGCCGCGCGGGGCCACAGTTCCCGGCGCCCCCGCGCGTGGCTTTCATCGGCATGCGCCCGATCTTCCCGCGCCGCCCCTGGGAT
Protein-coding sequences here:
- a CDS encoding HD domain-containing protein; translation: MPMKATRGGAGNCGPARPPRIRGTSPSASTCRRLLAAHAVPEHIQRHSRQVARVARQIGAALRERGEPIDLALVEAAALLHDIAKAPCLESRLDHAAEGGRVLRELGLPAVAAVVERHVHLGPSDPAGPVTAAELVNYADKRVLYEDVVSLAARFRDLIVRYGRGQVEFEERIRRNWTLMDAVEAKIFARLPIGPGDVRTRRARRGGAGR